In the genome of Odocoileus virginianus isolate 20LAN1187 ecotype Illinois unplaced genomic scaffold, Ovbor_1.2 Unplaced_Scaffold_13, whole genome shotgun sequence, the window GTCACCCTATGGGAGATGTGGGAGGCTTTGGAAATTGAAACCAAGGGTGAGTGTCATATTACTCTGGCTACAGCGTGGAGAAGACTTAACACAGAGTCTGAGGCTCTGCGTGTGTCATATAAGGGGAATGACAAGAGTGAATCAGAGAAAAGAATTAACAATGCCTGAAAACTGGCCAAATGTCAGAACCTTTTACAAATGAGCACAACAGTTCCTCAGTATCCATGGGGCATTGGTCCCAGGAGCCCCCACAGACACCGAAATCCAAGGAGACTCAATGTATCTTAGATAAAATGACACAGTATTTGCATATGACCTATGCACAATCTCTCATATAGTTCAAAcaatctctagattacttataatacctaatacaatgtcaatgctatgtaaatagctgtAAATACTATGTTAATGCCATATAAATTGCTGCCTATGCAGCAAAttcaatttttgcttttgaaactttctggagttttttttccAATGTTTTCAGTCCATGGATGgttgtgaaggaggaaacagacagaacaggctccatcttgaaagcaggactccatcttgggccagactgtggactttgagctatatgcccagtatctatggaaatgacataccaactggaaaaccagacccccagatggaagagccccagggcttgtacctagactctccattgcctaaaagaataccctaattatctgtgtaactgaatagaatcataaattctattatgcttattggggtatgaccacaggcctattgataattgtccattgttaaactacctaggcttaaggcatacaaATCACGggtttaaggcatatgaatcacgggttaactttgattgtatctttcttttcctttgttcagactagtttcagagaatttggggaggtgggtttgagcacgtacacttagggtatataaggttttcacaaaaactggttggggtccttggctaagaggagactctgccttgggcctgccagtgtaataaactgcactccactatctgcattgtccttctgagtgagtttgttccTGGAACGCATGGCTACAACAATTGAATCCATGGATATGGAACCTGCAGATATGAAGGGCTGACTGTATATTATACCACTAAGATCCAAAAAGCAACCAGTTGGGAACACAGTACTGGTCTCATTCAACagataagaaactgaggctcggagaggtcaagtgacttgcccaaagtcacactgcTGGTACAAGGCCAAGGCAGAACTTGTGGTTGCTGCTACACTGCCAGGCTGTCACCCTGCAGACCCACTGGGAAACAGGCTGTGGAATGACACAAAGTTGGAAGGTCCAGCAGGGGCAAAACTGGGCAGGAGGCTCAGATGCCAGGCTGAGTCTGGACTTCAGTCTGCAGTCAGTGGAAACCTCTGAGGGTTTAAGAGCATGGGGGTGGCCTGACAAGAACTGTTCAGTCAGATTAACTTGGTAAAGCAGGATGGACTAGACAGGTGAGAAGCAGGAAACAGGGAGACCACTCATCACTTATTCAACCaagatttactgagtacctaATGTGTGTCCCCTCACTGTTCCATGTTCTGGAGTgccagcagtgaacaaaacagagatGCCTGCACTCACAGATTCTCTCCTAGTGGATGGGCAgtaaagagcaaaataaataagtaaaatacacaGTAACAAGCAGTATGGGATTgtggacttaaaaaatattcacaacctaaaagttgagagttatgttttatttggtgggaatttttaggacttcaagcctgggagacagcatctcaagtaaccctgagagaactgctcctgAGGAGGCGAGAAGGgtagccaggttatatagaagttttgcaacaaagggcaggtagtctgaatatcaaaagattattgttaattaaagaaaaccagatatctcaagttaaggaatttagcgctTTTTTTGTGTATGGGAATATGAAGATgaaagagtctgggctcactgaaatcattcttttgatttgcatctcAGCATATCTGGGGCTGGTTTCTTGTTTCCTCAAGGCTCACCATAgggtggctgcagtctgatggctgttAGAAGGCAGgtgttctttctttcctaaattccctcagggctcaccaacCCATGACATcatttgtttattgatatggcaggaaatatgtCATTTTTCAGGATAAAAGTAGAGCAAGGTGCAGAGTTTGCGTGTCCTGGGGGCTGCAATGCTAAACAGGGTGCTCAGTGGGGGTTCACTGAGAAAGGTGATAGTAGAACAAAGACCTCCAGGAGGAAAAGAAGTGGAGGAAGCATGCAGAAGGGGCAGCTGGAGCAAACGTCCAAGACAGGAGTGAGTCTGTACATTTGAATCCGTTCAGGGGCTGAAGGGGGCCAGGGCAGAGGAAGCCCTTCAGGAAGGGCCTTGCGGATCACGATCAGAACACTGCCCTGCACTCATAGGGTGGTTGCTGCTGAAGGCCTTAAGTGGGAGACGAGCAGCAGACGTGGGAAAATGGACAGAACTTGAAGGCCAGTAAATGGGAAAGGGGCAGGAGAAGAGTCAAATATGACCGAAAGGTTGTGAACCTGTTTCATGCTCGAAGAGGGTGAAGGGCAGAAGGTCAGAGAACACTTTCGTTTCAAAAATGTCAATAAACCTCAGGCTTTTTTTCAGCCTGAGAAACGTCTGCTCTGGTTAGCTGTCTCCCTAAATACTGTGCCAACGCCCAGTGGGGAAGCAGGTTAAGTGCTGAGAGATCTGCCCCCTCACGCGCACTCATGCTTCCTTCACTCCCTTCAAAGTCCGTTCTCTGGCCCCCAGGTCACCTGCCCAGGCTGCTTTTAGTCAGGTAAGAACTAAAGTGATCCTgtcttgggggtggggagtgctCTTGAACGCACACGCTCAAAGAAAGAGCCTCGGCTGGATTAGGCTTCTAAATCCCAGACGTTCGAACCTCTGCGACAAGGTTCAGCACGTCCCTTCCCTTTTTTGGATCTCAGATGCCCCGTGGGTACAGCGTCTGCTCCAACACGAAAGCTTAGGTCTTCTCTGGCCCCTCGGACCCTAACTCAAGTCTCAGGTCAGACCAGGAAGTCCCTGTCCCGGATCGTCCCACCCAACCCCTTGCGTTATAGTCCTGTCGCGGACACAAGGGCGAGGTCGCAACCCTTACCGGTCCGTAGGCGCCCCGCTGGTTGGCCCCAGTGTGTCCACAGCCTGCACCCTTAGAGCTCGAGCTGCCGGTAGCCACCTTTTTCTCCCCGCCCGCGTGAGCCGAGGATCTGCCGAGGCTCCTCCACCAAGCCGATTGGCTTGGTTCGGTGCTGGCTCCGCTAATCTGCGCTCGCGGCGTGATCCTGCCCAATGAGGCCGGGCCGCGAGGGTACCGGTACCGCCCCTCTCCCTGTGCCGGGTGTTCGTCGGGTtagccccacccaccccagtcTTGGGCCAATGGGGAGCGGCGGCTAGCGGCCCGCCAATGGGGAACGAGGCCACGCGCACGGGGCGGTGGGAACAGCGCCGAGTCGGTGTGTAAGTCGGTTGCCGTAACAACGGGAAGTGGAGTCCGTCCGGGATGGTGAGTGCTTGCCTCGGTTTCCAGCCCCGCATTCAGAGGCTGTGCCCTTCTCAGGCCTTGCAGGGCCCCGCCGCCTCTCTGGCGCCGTTCTTGGCTTCTCTGAGAGCTTTCGCCGAAGGGTAGGGTAGAGACGTCTGCCGTCCTGCTGGGCCTGTGATTCGCCCCCGCCTCCCCTTCAGCCacagccgccccccccccccctcggGTTCTCCTGGCCTTCAGCCCCTTCGGAGACCGTCCCTGGGCAAAAAAGGCTCAGATTCTCCGGAGGCCGCGACCAGTCTCAGACTGTGGCCTTCTGGCCGCCTCTACCAAAAGTTTCCACACGGAGATGGGGGGGAGTTTATTATGTTCGGTTGTTAAtgtgtatttaaaatgttaaatatagggACTTAGGGAAACGCGTTGAGCTTCTTGGAGAAGGCTCAGGTGTACTAAGAGAACTGAATTTTATTATTCTATATTGACAAAATATACATCTTACCTTAGTAATATTTGGCCAAATCTAGAAGTCATCAGAAAATCGGAGAAATTAGAGCAAAGCGGATCAGCGTTCTAGGACCTTTTTATAATTAAGGATCCCCAGATTGGGAGAACTGATTATCCGTACAGTTGTCCCTAGTCAGCTCCTTGGCTAGCTCTCTTTGGGGATGATTTTCAATAAGAAAGGTCCAAAAAAACAAGGGATCTCCTTGCTTGTACAAACAATAGTAAAGAAGGAGGGACAGACTGTGCATAGAAAGATTTATTGCTCTTTCCAGCAAACCCTGATATCTCTCCTGTTAAGCAAAGTTTTGAAATACGTTGgtataaactattttaaatagaTGTGGTTGTAACTGTTTTTTTGTAAAATGTGActctattaaataatattttgcttCTGTGTTTGTAAAACTTATAAAGGCCTCTAACTTTAAGAAGGCAAACATGGCATCAACTACCCAGCGAAAAAGGATGAGTCCTAAACCTGAGCTTACCGAAGAGCAGAAACAGGAAATTCGAGAAGCCTTTGATCTCTTTGATGCTGATGGAACTGGGACAATTGATGTTAAGGAACTTAAGGCAAGCTCTGTATATTCCTGCTCTGCTGCCTCTaatttcctctgcctctttgtcttctgtgctgtgttttcttgtctttacctcaagaattattaaataaaattaaatgcacaTATCAATTTGCTTGCTGTTATAGTGATTCCTATTCATTTTAACAGGATTGTAGCAGAGGCTGGCTTAATGCTGTCAGCACTGTCATTGGTTCCTCCTGGGTTTAGATGTGCATGTTAAGATGATCCTATTTTCATTGTAGGTGGCAATGAGGGCGCTGGGCTTTGAACCGAAGAAAGAAGAGATCAAGAAAATGATAAGCGAAATCGATAAGGAAGGGACAGGAAAAATGAACTTTAGTGACTTTTTGACTGTAATGACTCAGAAAATGGTAAGTTAGCTAAAATGATCAGCATTATTTTCCACCAATAATGGTGGACAAATTTGAATCTAGATATGAAAATGTCTTCACTGAAAAAAAGTTAATGCAGACTGGAGAGTTCAGCTGATAAAAGAGAGTATCTGTGACTGAGAACTAGGATGTTTAGGTTCTACTTGACTTTTTTCAAGGCCACAAAGTCAAAGTCATTTTACC includes:
- the CETN2 gene encoding centrin-2 isoform X2, with amino-acid sequence MASTTQRKRMSPKPELTEEQKQEIREAFDLFDADGTGTIDVKELKVAMRALGFEPKKEEIKKMISEIDKEGTGKMNFSDFLTVMTQKMSEKDTKEEILKAFKLFDDDETGKISFKNLKRVAKELGENLSDEELQEMIDEADRDGDGEVNEQEFLRIMKKTSLY
- the CETN2 gene encoding centrin-2 isoform X1, translating into MASNFKKANMASTTQRKRMSPKPELTEEQKQEIREAFDLFDADGTGTIDVKELKVAMRALGFEPKKEEIKKMISEIDKEGTGKMNFSDFLTVMTQKMSEKDTKEEILKAFKLFDDDETGKISFKNLKRVAKELGENLSDEELQEMIDEADRDGDGEVNEQEFLRIMKKTSLY